In Drosophila simulans strain w501 chromosome 3R, Prin_Dsim_3.1, whole genome shotgun sequence, a single window of DNA contains:
- the LOC6730300 gene encoding transcription factor Sox-10: MSDSSSSTCSKDRAKPVETLVLANYALKAEQKKAQGQGGRKEDERITTAVMKVLEGYDWNLVQASAKAPTDRKKEHIKRPMNAFMVWAQAARRVMSKQYPHLQNSELSKSLGKLWKNLKDSDKKPFMEFAEKLRMTHKQEHPDYKYQPRRKKARVMPSQQSGDGGSLGPEMTLSATTGSSGKPRSSNSNGQRRAGKGNAAADLGSCASTISPHSNVGSSSSDVFSNEAFMKSLNSACAASLMEQGLIETGLDSPCSTASSLSSLTPPATPYNAVPSNAKASAANNSSLLLRQLSEPVGNAGHDYGVLLEAGREYVALGEVNYQGQSAGVQSAAEGGGAGQEMDFLENINGYGGYTGSRVSYPAYSYPANGGHFAAEEQQQQASQASEALNYKPAAADIDPKEIDQYFMDQMLPMTQHHHPHHTHPLHHPLHHSPPLNSSASLSSACSSASSQQPVAEYYEHLGYSPAASSASQVPNFGPQQPYANGTASLTPTLGDPAPQQELQSQQQEQQHQHQNPSQHHLWGTYTYVNP, translated from the exons ATGAGTGACAGTTCCagctccacttgctcgaagGATCGTGCTAAGCCGGTGGAAACcctggttttggccaactatGCCCTGAAAGCCGAGCAGAAGAAGGCCCAAGGACAGGGTGGTCGAAAGGAGGACGAGCGCATCACCACTGCGGTGATGAAGGTCCTCGAGGGCTACGACTGGAATCTAGTCCAGGCATCGGCCAA AGCGCCCACGGACCGCAAAAAGGAGCACATCAAGCGCCCCATGAACGCCTTCATGGTTTGGGCCCAGGCAGCCCGCAGGGTCATGTCCAAACAGTATCCGCATCTGCAGAACTCGGAGCTGAGCAAATCGCTGGGCAAGCTGTGGAA AAATCTAAAGGACAGTGATAAGAAGCCCTTCATGGAATTCGCCGAGAAGCTTCGAATGACCCACAAGCAGGAGCATCCGGACTACAAGTACCAGCCGCGGCGCAAGAAGGCGCGGGTGATGCCGAGCCAGCAAAGCGGGGATGGGGGATCCCTGGGTCCAGAGATGACGTTGTCCGCCACAACGGGTAGCTCCGGGAAGCCAAGGAGCAGCAATTCCAACGGCCAGAGGCGAGCTGGTAAGGgaaatgcagctgcagatCTGGGCAGCTGCGCCTCGACCATCTCCCCCCATTCCAATGTGGGCTCGAGCTCCTCGGATGTCTTCAGTAATGAGGCCTTCATGAAATCCCTGAACAGTGCCTGTGCGGCCAGTTTGATGGAGCAGGGCCTCATCGAAACTGGCCTGGACTCTCCGTGCTCCACGGCCAGTTCACTGTCCTCGCTGACGCCCCCAGCCACACCCTACAACGCAGTCCCATCTAATGCAAAAGCGTCTGCAGCAAATAACTCCAGTCTTTTGCTAAGGCAACTAAGTGAGCCAGTGGGAAATGCAGGCCATGATTATGGAGTTCTCCTCGAGGCAGGCAGGGAATATGTGGCCCTAGGTGAGGTCAATTATCAGGGGCAATCGGCGGGAGTTCAGAGTGCagcagaaggaggaggagcaggtcAGGAGATGGACTTCCTGGAGAACATCAATGGGTATGGTGGCTACACGGGCAGTCGGGTGAGCTACCCTGCCTACTCCTACCCCGCAAACGGAGGCCACTTCGCcgccgaggagcagcagcagcaggcgtcACAGGCCAGTGAAGCCTTAAATTACAAGCCTGCAGCCGCCGACATCGATCCCAAGGAAATTGACCAGTATTTCATGGATCAAATGCTGCCCATGACGCAGCACCACCATCCGCACCACACGCACCCgctgcaccacccactgcaccACTCGCCGCCTTTGAACTCCTCCGCCTCGCTATCCTCGGCCTGCTCCAGTGCCAGCTCGCAGCAGCCGGTGGCGGAGTACTACGAGCACTTGGGCTACTCCCcggccgcctcctccgccagcCAGGTCCCCAACTTCGGGCCCCAGCAGCCGTATGCCAACGGGACGGCCTCCCTGACCCCCACACTGGGTGACCCCGCACCGCAACAGGAgctgcagtcgcagcagcaggagcagcagcaccagcaccagaaTCCATCGCAGCATCATCTGTGGGGCACTTACACTTATGTCAATCCCTAA
- the LOC27206381 gene encoding discs overgrown protein kinase isoform X2 encodes MELRVGNKYRLGRKIGSGSFGDIYLGTTINTGEEVAIKLECIRTKHPQLHIESKFYKTMQGGIGIPRIIWCGSEGDYNVMVMELLGPSLEDLFNFCSRRFSLKTVLLLADQMISRIDYIHSRDFIHRDIKPDNFLMGLGKKGNLVYIIDFGLAKKFRDARSLKHIPYRENKNLTGTARYASINTHLGIEQSRRDDLESLGYVLMYFNLGALPWQGLKAANKRQKYERISEKKLSTSIVVLCKGFPSEFVNYLNFCRQMHFDQRPDYCHLRKLFRNLFHRLGFTYDYVFDWNLLKFGGPRNPQAIQQAQDGADGQAGHDAVAAAAAVAAAAAASSHQQQQHKVNAALGGGGGSAAQQQLQGGQTLAMLGGNGGGNGSQLIGGNGLNMDDSMAATNSSRPPYDTPERRPSIRMRQGGGGGGGGVGVGGMQSGGGGGGVGNAK; translated from the coding sequence ATGGAGCTGCGCGTGGGTAACAAATATCGCCTGGGCCGCAAGATAGGATCGGGATCGTTCGGCGACATCTATCTGGGCACCACGATCAACACTGGCGAGGAGGTGGCCATCAAGTTGGAGTGCATCCGCACCAAGCACCCCCAGCTGCACATAGAGTCGAAGTTCTACAAGACAATGCAGGGCGGCATAGGCATACCCCGCATAATCTGGTGCGGCAGCGAGGGCGACTACAATGTGATGGTGATGGAGCTACTCGGACCCTCGCTGGAGGACCTCTTCAACTTTTGTTCGCGCCGCTTTTCGTTGAAGACGGTTCTGCTGCTGGCGGACCAGATGATCTCCCGCATCGATTACATACACTCGCGGGACTTCATCCATCGCGACATCAAGCCGGACAACTTCCTCATGGGTCTTGGCAAGAAGGGCAACCTGGTGTACATCATTGactttggcctggccaagaaGTTCCGCGATGCCCGGTCGCTGAAGCACATTCCCTATCGGGAAAACAAGAACCTCACGGGCACTGCCCGCTATGCCTCCATCAACACACATTTGGGCATTGAGCAATCGCGTCGTGACGACCTGGAATCCCTGGGCTACGTCCTCATGTACTTCAATCTGGGCGCCTTGCCTTGGCAGGGCTTAAAGGCAGCCAACAAGAGACAAAAGTACGAAAGGATCTCGGAGAAGAAGCTGTCCACCTCGATTGTGGTGCTGTGCAAGGGCTTCCCCAGCGAGTTCGTCAACTATCTGAACTTCTGTCGCCAGATGCATTTCGACCAGCGTCCCGATTACTGCCACCTGCGCAAGCTCTTCCGCAACTTGTTCCACCGTTTGGGCTTCACTTACGACTATGTGTTTGACTGGAACCTGCTTAAGTTTGGCGGACCTCGCAATCCCCAGGCCATTCAGCAGGCGCAGGACGGAGCGGACGGCCAGGCGGGTCATGATGCGGTGGCCGCAGCAGCGGCcgtggcagcagcggcagccgccTCCtcgcatcaacagcagcaacacaaggTCAATGCGGCGctcggcggcggaggaggcagTGCAGCGCAACAGCAACTCCAGGGCGGCCAAACGCTGGCGATGCTGGGCGGCAACGGGGGCGGCAACGGCAGCCAACTGATCGGCGGCAACGGACTCAACATGGACGACTCGATGGCGGCCACCAACTCGTCGAGACCGCCGTACGACACGCCGGAGCGTCGGCCCTCGATACGGATGCGCCAgggaggcggaggaggcggcggcggagtgGGTGTGGGCGGTATGCAGAGCGGCGGAGGGGGCGGTGGCGTGGGGAACgccaaataa
- the LOC6730301 gene encoding uncharacterized protein LOC6730301, whose translation MFWILRRTGAANFFNSFNNNCSFSKSNSNGGNHSNSTQDKYVKRPPRKAYGRLSAEADDAVSLGHKIDDPFDELDDFEMLAANSATAGCSSQAAGEANGNVNVNGGSGSGSGSTGAAGCGNGNGNGNGSGNGNLALLPCMDADCQGNYEVESALCELGLCQAKAKTSKDLGAGSTSTSKEINENTISRLHALAMADDDDDYDESLTCNVCDRAFHCHRQLASHQQKKRHFGCSGCDSLFPSLMLLEHHKEEFEHWSDEEIGRRVCCRRNRCDDDYFTDTDSFISDAESEDLERLL comes from the exons ATGTTTTGGATTTTACGGCGCACCGGTGCCGCCAACTTCTTCAACTCcttcaacaacaactgcagcttCTCCAAGAGCAACTCGAACGGCGGTAATCACAGCAACAGCACACAAG ACAAATATGTGAAGCGGCCCCCACGGAAGGCATATGGACGACTGAGTGCCGAGGCCGACGATGCCGTGTCACTTGGCCACAAAATCGATGATCCGTTCGATGAGCTAGACGACTTCGAAATGCTGGCAGCGAACTCCGCCACCGCCGGCTGTAGCAGTCAGGCAGCAGGAGAAGCCAATGGCAACGTCAATGTCAACGGGGGCTCGGGTTCAGGCTCGGGATCCACAGGAGCGGCTGGCTGTGGGAACGGCaatgggaacgggaacgggagtGGAAACGGGAACCTGGCACTCCTGCCCTGCATGGATGCCGATTGCCAGGGCAACTACGAGGTGGAGAGCGCCCTCTGCGAACTGGGCTTGTGCCAGGCGAAAGCCAAAACATCAAAGGACCTCGGCGCAGGCAGCACGTCAACATCGAAGGAGATTAACGAAAACACAATAAGTCGTCTGCATGCGCTGGCCATGGcggatgacgatgatgactACG ACGAATCACTCACCTGCAACGTGTGCGACCGAGCTTTCCATTGTCACCGCCAGTTGGCATCGCACCAGCAGAAGAAGCGACACTTCGG TTGCAGTGGCTGCGATAGTTTGTTCCCGTCGCTAATGCTGCTGGAGCACCACAAGGAGGAATTTGAGCACTGGAGCGACGAGGAGATTGGTCGCAGGGTCTGCTGTCGCCGGAACAGGTGCGACGACGATTATTTCACGGACACCGACTCCTTTATCAGCGACGCGGAGAGTGAGGATCTGGAGAGGCTGTTGTAA
- the LOC6730298 gene encoding uncharacterized protein LOC6730298, whose product MGARQSQSREPRSVSMENPTPAGVIDISDDVVKRLKAGISQQAREHAAAAEESKPVPKPTSKTAAKPAASSPAAPPAPKVSSYPAAVPIYVQGGGHTISAADVQRQMNQELIKNDELWKERMAKLEENLKKTNTILEKEYANAVDNVHKRFVSTASSHKVPPCQDLKSQLLACYRAHPGETLKCMEEVAQFRQCIDLHRVQKLDAEPESPKATSKATVPAKAA is encoded by the exons ATGGGAGCCCGACAGTCTCAATCCCGCGAGCCCCGCTCCGTTTCGATGGAAAACCCAACTCCTGCCGGCGTTATTGATATATCCGACGATGTGGTCAAGCGACTGAAGGCGGGAATATCCCAGCAGG CTCGTGAGCACGCAGCTGCTGCGGAGGAATCGAAACCAGTGCCCAAGCCAACGTCGAAGACTGCCGCCAAGCCAGCCGCATCCtcgccagctgctcctcctgctccgaAAGTATCCTCCTATCCCGCTGCAGTGCCCATTTACGTCCAGGGAGGAGGACACACCATCAGCGCGGCCGATGTGCAGCGCCAGATGAACCAGGAGCTGATCAAGAACGACGAGCTGTGGAAGGAGCGCATGGCGAAGCTGGAGGAGAACCTCAAGAAGACCAACACCATCCTGGAGAAGGAGTACGCCAATGCTGTAGACAATGTGCACAAGCGATTCGTCAGCACCGCGTCGTCGCACAAAGTGCCTCCCTGCCAGGACCTGAAATCCCAGCTGCTTGCCTGCTACCGCGCGCATCCCGGGGAGACCTTGAAGTGCATGGAGGAGGTGGCCCAATTCCGACAGTGCATCGATCTACATCGCGTCCAGAAGCTGGATGCGGAACCAGAGTCGCCGAAAGCGACCTCCAAGGCCACCGTTCCTGCCAAGGCGGCCTAG
- the LOC6730297 gene encoding alkaline phosphatase 4, with amino-acid sequence MHSLVILGLLLGGLVAISWAGVTTQPPPLIRTLSAGGDIGPQFDVGKPKEPEDAEFWHKVGLRQLEKTIKHAQRLKEDSYQKKARNIIIFIGDGMGISTISAGRIYKGQYLKHGYGEEETLIFDDFPNTGMAKTYNVDKQVPDSAGTATAIFSGSKTHYGAIGMDATRSKKNGQQGRVQSVMEWAQKEGKRTGVVTTTRITHATPAATYAHIYDRDWECDTEVPAESVGYHVDIARQLVENAPGNRFNVILGGGMSPMGILNASEVKTTIFEGPTETICSRGDNRNLPAEWLAHHANDTVPPALVHNRRDLLNVNVKKVDHLMGLFRNNHITYSIAREAGEPSLQEMTETALGILERGDESNGYVLLVEGGRIDQGHHMNYARAALHELYEFDLAIQAAVNNTDPDETLILVTADHSHAVTFNGYALRGADILGTANSHEKNDPMFYETISYANGPGYWDHLANDSRPQNSSNMWMPLKHFTAEERAAPTYRHLATVPRKDETHGGEDVAVFAYGPGSSLIRGVFEQNYLAYVMSYAGCLGPAKDFDDSCEDHKDGQKERPLDKPNPKRSGASVVGASLIPILTAATAAILRGHGL; translated from the exons ATGCATTCCCTGGTGATACTCGGACTTCTGCTGGGTGGCCTGGTGGCCATCAGCTGGGCAGGAGTCACCACCCAGCCACCGCCGCTGATTCGCACCCTGAGTGCCGGAGGAGACATAGGACCGCAGTTCGACGTGGGGAAGCCCAAGGAACCCGAAG ATGCGGAATTCTGGCACAAAGTGGGCCTCAGGCAGCTGGAGAAGACCATTAAGCACGCGCAGCGGCTGAAGGAGGACTCCTACCAGAAAAAGGCCCGGaacatcatcatcttcattGGAGACGGCATGGGAATATCCACGATCAGTGCTGGGCGCATCTACAAGGGGCAGTACCTGAAGCACGGTTACGGCGAGGAGGAAACCCTCATCTTCGACGATTTCCCAAACACTGGAATGGCCAAA ACCTACAACGTGGACAAACAGGTTCCGGACTCGGCGGGCACTGCCACTGCGATCTTCTCGGGTTCGAAAACCCATTATGGAGCTATTGGAATGGACGCCACCCGCTCCAAGAAGAACGGCCAACAAGGCAGGGTCCAGAGCGTCATGGAGTGGGCCCAGAAGGAGGGCAAGCGCACGGGCGTGGTCACCACAACCAGGATCACCCAcgccacgcccgccgccaccTACGCCCACATCTACGACCGCGACTGGGAGTGCGACACGGAAGTGCCCGCGGAATCGGTGGGCTATCATGTCGATATTGCCCGTCAGTTGGTGGAGAATGCTCCGGGAAATCGGTTCAATGTGATCCTGGGCGGAGGAATGTCGCCCATGGGCATCCTGAATGCCTCCGAGGTGAAGACTACTATTTTCGAAGGACCCACGGAAACAATTTGCAGCCGAGGTGATAACAGAAACCTTCCTGCCGAGTGGTTGGCTCATCACGCCAACGACACAGTTCCTCCAGCATTGGTACACAACCGTAGGGATCTGCTCAATGTGAATGTCAAGAAGGTGGACCACTTGATGGGCCTGTTCCGAAACAATCACATTACCTACTCCATAGCCAGGGAGGCGGGAGAACCTTCCCTGCAGGAGATGACGGAGACGGCGTTGGGAATCTTGGAAAGGGGCGATGAGTCCAACGGCTATGTGCTCCTGGTGGAAGGAGGTCGCATTGACCAGGGTCACCACATGAACTACGCCCGCGCTGCTCTGCACGAGCTCTACGAATTCGATTTGGCAATCCAAGCGGCCGTGAACAACACGGATCCCGACGAAACGTTGATCCTGGTGACGGCAGACCATTCCCACGCGGTCACCTTTAATGGTTACGCGCTCCGTGGAGCTGATATCCTGGGGACAGCCAATTCGCACGAGAAAAACGATCCCATGTTCTATGAGACCATCTCGTATGCTAATG GTCCTGGCTATTGGGATCACTTGGCTAATGACTCCAGACCTCAGAACAGCTCCAACATGTGGATGCCTCTGAAGCATTTTACCGCTGAGGAGCGGGCTGCTCCCACTTATCGCCACTTGGCGACGGTTCCCAGAAAGGACGAAACCCACGGCGGCGAGGACGTGGCTGTCTTTGCATATGGACCTGGTTCCAGCTTGATTCGCGGAGTCTTCGAGCAGAACTACTTGGCCTATGTGATGAGCTACGCGGGCTGTCTGGGTCCCGCCAAGGACTTCGATGACTCTTGCGAGGATCACAAGGATGGGCAAAAGGAGAGGCCGCTGGACAAGCCCAATCCAAAGAGAAGTGGCGCCTCTGTTGTGGGAGCCTCCTTGATCCCCATTTTGACGGCCGCCACTGCGGCTATTTTGCGCGGTCACGGGCTGTAA
- the LOC27206381 gene encoding discs overgrown protein kinase isoform X1, which translates to MKRQRNSGLYHTETHRNSRQKMELRVGNKYRLGRKIGSGSFGDIYLGTTINTGEEVAIKLECIRTKHPQLHIESKFYKTMQGGIGIPRIIWCGSEGDYNVMVMELLGPSLEDLFNFCSRRFSLKTVLLLADQMISRIDYIHSRDFIHRDIKPDNFLMGLGKKGNLVYIIDFGLAKKFRDARSLKHIPYRENKNLTGTARYASINTHLGIEQSRRDDLESLGYVLMYFNLGALPWQGLKAANKRQKYERISEKKLSTSIVVLCKGFPSEFVNYLNFCRQMHFDQRPDYCHLRKLFRNLFHRLGFTYDYVFDWNLLKFGGPRNPQAIQQAQDGADGQAGHDAVAAAAAVAAAAAASSHQQQQHKVNAALGGGGGSAAQQQLQGGQTLAMLGGNGGGNGSQLIGGNGLNMDDSMAATNSSRPPYDTPERRPSIRMRQGGGGGGGGVGVGGMQSGGGGGGVGNAK; encoded by the exons ATGA AAAGGCAACGCAACTCCGGACTCTACCACACAGAAACCCACAGAAACAGTCGTCAAAAAATGGAGCTGCGCGTGGGTAACAAATATCGCCTGGGCCGCAAGATAGGATCGGGATCGTTCGGCGACATCTATCTGGGCACCACGATCAACACTGGCGAGGAGGTGGCCATCAAGTTGGAGTGCATCCGCACCAAGCACCCCCAGCTGCACATAGAGTCGAAGTTCTACAAGACAATGCAGGGCGGCATAGGCATACCCCGCATAATCTGGTGCGGCAGCGAGGGCGACTACAATGTGATGGTGATGGAGCTACTCGGACCCTCGCTGGAGGACCTCTTCAACTTTTGTTCGCGCCGCTTTTCGTTGAAGACGGTTCTGCTGCTGGCGGACCAGATGATCTCCCGCATCGATTACATACACTCGCGGGACTTCATCCATCGCGACATCAAGCCGGACAACTTCCTCATGGGTCTTGGCAAGAAGGGCAACCTGGTGTACATCATTGactttggcctggccaagaaGTTCCGCGATGCCCGGTCGCTGAAGCACATTCCCTATCGGGAAAACAAGAACCTCACGGGCACTGCCCGCTATGCCTCCATCAACACACATTTGGGCATTGAGCAATCGCGTCGTGACGACCTGGAATCCCTGGGCTACGTCCTCATGTACTTCAATCTGGGCGCCTTGCCTTGGCAGGGCTTAAAGGCAGCCAACAAGAGACAAAAGTACGAAAGGATCTCGGAGAAGAAGCTGTCCACCTCGATTGTGGTGCTGTGCAAGGGCTTCCCCAGCGAGTTCGTCAACTATCTGAACTTCTGTCGCCAGATGCATTTCGACCAGCGTCCCGATTACTGCCACCTGCGCAAGCTCTTCCGCAACTTGTTCCACCGTTTGGGCTTCACTTACGACTATGTGTTTGACTGGAACCTGCTTAAGTTTGGCGGACCTCGCAATCCCCAGGCCATTCAGCAGGCGCAGGACGGAGCGGACGGCCAGGCGGGTCATGATGCGGTGGCCGCAGCAGCGGCcgtggcagcagcggcagccgccTCCtcgcatcaacagcagcaacacaaggTCAATGCGGCGctcggcggcggaggaggcagTGCAGCGCAACAGCAACTCCAGGGCGGCCAAACGCTGGCGATGCTGGGCGGCAACGGGGGCGGCAACGGCAGCCAACTGATCGGCGGCAACGGACTCAACATGGACGACTCGATGGCGGCCACCAACTCGTCGAGACCGCCGTACGACACGCCGGAGCGTCGGCCCTCGATACGGATGCGCCAgggaggcggaggaggcggcggcggagtgGGTGTGGGCGGTATGCAGAGCGGCGGAGGGGGCGGTGGCGTGGGGAACgccaaataa